Proteins encoded within one genomic window of Deltaproteobacteria bacterium:
- a CDS encoding cytochrome c oxidase subunit 3 translates to MHTETIDHGNAEKPPHLRFQFSDSARQFHAAKFGMWLFLGQEVMFFSALLCAYAYYRNQFPVAWSMASHHLNTTFGLLETINLLFSSFTVALAIHFVRLGKRTITSVLLFVTLACGILFLVMHSYEYYTEYHEGLLPGRFFHPEAGWHMPMESAMFMSCYFFTTVLHSIHVLIGVGVLGVIMVFNMKGKYSPAYYTHVEIGGLYWHLVDLIWIFLFPLYYLVA, encoded by the coding sequence ATGCACACTGAAACCATCGACCACGGCAACGCGGAGAAGCCTCCGCACCTCCGGTTCCAGTTCTCGGACTCGGCGCGGCAGTTCCACGCCGCCAAGTTCGGGATGTGGCTCTTCCTCGGCCAGGAGGTGATGTTCTTCTCGGCCTTGCTCTGCGCCTACGCCTACTACCGGAACCAGTTCCCGGTAGCGTGGTCGATGGCCAGCCACCACCTGAACACCACCTTCGGGCTGCTCGAGACCATCAACCTGCTCTTCAGCTCGTTCACGGTGGCGCTCGCCATTCACTTCGTGCGCCTGGGCAAGCGGACCATCACCAGCGTGCTGCTCTTCGTGACGCTGGCCTGCGGCATCCTCTTCCTGGTGATGCACTCGTACGAGTACTACACCGAGTACCACGAGGGCCTTCTCCCGGGCCGGTTCTTCCATCCGGAAGCCGGGTGGCACATGCCCATGGAGAGCGCCATGTTCATGAGCTGCTACTTCTTCACCACCGTGCTGCACTCCATCCACGTGCTCATCGGCGTGGGCGTGCTCGGCGTGATCATGGTCTTCAACATGAAGGGCAAGTACTCGCCGGCGTACTACACGCACGTGGAGATCGGCGGCCTGTACTGGCACCTCGTCGACCTCATCTGGATCTTCCTCTTCCCGCTGTACTACCTCGTCGCCTGA
- the nrfD gene encoding polysulfide reductase NrfD: protein MAAISKPTHPVEEPLILGPQDNPSLTRTLYNNIWHPPKRGWWILFGICLLGVGMYTTSILIVVTQGIGVWGNQIPVGWAFDIINFVWWIGIGHAGTLISAILLLFQQKWRTSINRFAEAMTIFAVMCAAVYPILHTGRPWFSAYWLFPWPNTMSLWPQFKSPLMWDVFAVSTYFLTSLLFWFMGLIPDLAGLRDATENRVARTIYGLFALGWRGSAQQWTHWHTAYNLLAAFSTPLVLSVHTIVSWDFAVGLMPGWHATIFPPYFVAGAVFSGFAMVMSLMVPARHFLNLKHVVTMKHLENMNKVILTTSMIVGYGYLMEYFCAFYSGNRFENYIFTQRLVGAYWPIYWTLVACNVVIPHLFWFKRARTNIPLMWIVSIFVNVGMWTERFIIIVGSLYNDFLPSKWHIYIPRPIDFGVFFGSIFFFGMLFLLFLRFLPPVAVAEMKELNAEMKHHEAEAA from the coding sequence ATGGCCGCCATCTCCAAGCCGACGCATCCGGTCGAAGAGCCGCTGATCCTCGGGCCGCAGGACAACCCGAGCCTCACGCGCACGCTCTACAACAACATCTGGCACCCGCCGAAGCGGGGCTGGTGGATCCTCTTCGGCATCTGCCTGCTCGGCGTGGGCATGTACACCACGTCGATCCTCATCGTGGTCACGCAGGGCATCGGCGTGTGGGGTAACCAGATCCCCGTCGGCTGGGCCTTCGACATCATCAACTTCGTCTGGTGGATCGGCATCGGCCACGCCGGAACGCTGATCAGCGCCATCCTTCTCCTCTTCCAGCAGAAGTGGCGCACGAGCATCAACCGCTTCGCAGAGGCCATGACCATCTTCGCGGTCATGTGCGCGGCCGTGTACCCGATCCTCCACACGGGCCGGCCGTGGTTCTCGGCGTACTGGCTGTTCCCCTGGCCGAACACCATGAGCCTGTGGCCGCAGTTCAAGTCGCCGCTCATGTGGGACGTGTTCGCGGTCTCGACGTACTTCCTCACCTCGCTGCTCTTCTGGTTCATGGGGCTCATCCCCGACCTCGCGGGCCTGCGCGACGCGACGGAGAACCGCGTGGCGCGCACCATCTACGGCTTGTTCGCGCTGGGCTGGCGCGGCTCGGCGCAGCAGTGGACGCACTGGCACACGGCGTACAACCTGCTCGCGGCGTTCAGCACCCCGCTGGTGCTCTCGGTGCACACCATCGTGTCCTGGGACTTCGCGGTGGGCCTCATGCCCGGCTGGCACGCGACGATCTTCCCGCCCTACTTCGTCGCCGGCGCCGTGTTCTCCGGCTTCGCGATGGTGATGTCGCTGATGGTTCCGGCGCGGCACTTCCTGAACCTCAAGCACGTCGTGACCATGAAGCACCTGGAGAACATGAACAAGGTGATCCTGACCACGAGCATGATCGTGGGCTACGGATACCTGATGGAGTACTTCTGCGCGTTCTACTCCGGTAACCGGTTCGAGAATTACATCTTCACGCAGCGCCTGGTGGGCGCGTACTGGCCCATCTACTGGACGCTGGTCGCCTGCAACGTGGTCATCCCGCACCTGTTCTGGTTCAAGCGGGCGCGCACCAACATCCCGCTCATGTGGATCGTGTCGATCTTCGTGAACGTGGGCATGTGGACCGAGCGCTTCATCATCATCGTGGGCTCGCTCTACAACGACTTCCTGCCCAGCAAGTGGCACATCTACATCCCGCGCCCGATCGACTTCGGCGTGTTCTTCGGGTCGATCTTCTTCTTCGGGATGCTCTTCCTCCTGTTCCTGCGCTTCCTGCCGCCGGTTGCGGTGGCGGAGATGAAGGAGCTCAACGCCGAGATGAAGCATCACGAGGCGGAGGCCGCCTGA
- a CDS encoding SCO family protein — protein sequence MVQRVHMGVLVAALAVAGVARADLPQPQAMKAVDIEEHLGEKLPLDASFLDQNGKPVKLADYFHGKPVVLSLVYFRCPMLCSLILSGQTKVMRELGLSLGQDYEAVTVSFDPHDSPKDAEAKQHNYLQSLGRPEAGEHWSFLTGQADAIQPLTQALGFKYYFDESIQQFAHPAAIFIITPDGKISRYLYQLSFEPKQLKLALVEAGQGKAGTTLDRSLLTCYRYDTASKKYQFYVWGFIRGTALLAFFALATFLGRLWYLELKKKKNVATRRKWAS from the coding sequence ATGGTGCAGCGGGTTCACATGGGGGTTCTGGTCGCGGCGCTCGCGGTAGCGGGCGTGGCGCGTGCCGACTTGCCCCAGCCCCAGGCCATGAAGGCCGTGGACATCGAGGAGCACCTCGGTGAGAAGCTGCCGCTGGACGCGTCGTTCCTGGACCAGAACGGCAAGCCGGTGAAGCTCGCCGACTACTTCCACGGCAAGCCCGTGGTGCTCAGCCTGGTGTACTTCCGCTGCCCGATGCTCTGCTCGCTCATCCTCAGCGGCCAGACCAAGGTGATGCGCGAGCTGGGCCTTTCGCTGGGCCAGGACTACGAGGCGGTCACGGTCAGCTTTGACCCGCACGACTCGCCCAAAGACGCCGAGGCCAAGCAGCACAACTACCTTCAGTCGCTGGGCCGGCCCGAGGCGGGCGAGCACTGGAGCTTCCTCACCGGCCAGGCCGACGCCATCCAGCCGCTCACCCAGGCCCTGGGCTTCAAGTACTACTTCGACGAATCGATTCAACAGTTCGCGCACCCGGCGGCCATCTTCATCATCACGCCGGACGGCAAGATCTCGCGCTACCTGTACCAGCTCAGCTTCGAGCCCAAGCAGCTCAAGCTCGCGCTGGTGGAGGCGGGTCAGGGCAAGGCGGGCACCACGCTCGACCGCAGCCTGCTCACCTGCTACCGCTACGACACTGCTTCTAAAAAGTATCAATTCTACGTCTGGGGCTTCATCCGCGGCACGGCGCTGCTGGCGTTCTTCGCGCTCGCAACGTTCTTGGGGCGGTTGTGGTACCTGGAGCTCAAGAAGAAGAAGAACGTCGCCACGCGACGAAAGTGGGCGTCATGA
- a CDS encoding DUF3341 domain-containing protein, with protein MDTHASKRWVLARFDQEKDFVAAAAKVRSQGYDNLDGFMPYPSHEALAAVKPKPSPIPWMVFGAALCGFTFAFSLMYFCNAFDWPINIGGRPAFSPTVYIPICFECVVLFSVLTSFLGTILLGGMPMPYHPFFTSEGFNKASTDSFILAVHTPDTSKATGVGDELKGLGAFSVEQVDE; from the coding sequence ATGGATACGCACGCTTCCAAGCGCTGGGTGCTCGCCCGCTTCGACCAGGAGAAGGACTTCGTGGCCGCCGCTGCCAAAGTCCGGAGCCAGGGCTACGACAACCTCGACGGCTTCATGCCCTACCCGAGCCACGAGGCGCTGGCCGCGGTGAAGCCCAAGCCCTCGCCCATCCCGTGGATGGTGTTCGGCGCGGCGCTCTGCGGGTTCACATTCGCGTTCTCGCTGATGTACTTCTGCAACGCGTTCGACTGGCCCATCAACATCGGCGGCCGGCCCGCGTTCAGCCCCACCGTGTACATCCCCATCTGCTTCGAGTGCGTGGTGCTGTTCTCGGTGCTGACGTCGTTCCTGGGCACGATTCTCCTGGGCGGCATGCCCATGCCGTACCACCCCTTCTTCACCAGCGAGGGGTTCAACAAGGCGTCCACCGACAGCTTCATCCTCGCGGTGCACACGCCCGACACGAGCAAGGCCACCGGCGTGGGCGACGAGCTCAAGGGCCTGGGCGCCTTCAGCGTCGAGCAGGTGGACGAGTGA
- the coxB gene encoding cytochrome c oxidase subunit II encodes MILAAAFYNEWMRKLLNLPPQASSVAEGVDNLHYFVIAVTTLVSIGIALAALVLWATYRNKGKGTVGQVVHPGLSFEVFAISGPLFFFLLWFFIGFRQYVEMESPPDDAMEVYVMGKKWMWKFAYPDGPNAVGVLHVPVGRPVKLLMTSRDVIHSFFIPAFRMKKDVVPGRYSELWFTATEPGSYEVFCAEYCGTGHSMMRAEVVAMKPDEFDTWLAQQRNGFASRQQDSAAATEESPRVEANMVLQGQRLASEKGCFKCHSVDGAPHIGPTWLGMYHRREHLSTGETINIDEAYITESMMEPTAKLVAGYGPVMPTYMGKLTAPETAAIVEYIKSLRNPELQAQPSEAATYEPSRR; translated from the coding sequence ATGATCCTGGCCGCTGCCTTCTACAACGAGTGGATGCGGAAGCTGCTCAACCTTCCGCCTCAGGCGTCTTCGGTCGCCGAGGGTGTCGACAACCTCCACTACTTCGTCATCGCCGTGACCACCCTGGTCAGCATTGGCATCGCCCTGGCGGCGCTGGTGCTCTGGGCCACCTACCGCAACAAGGGCAAGGGCACGGTGGGCCAGGTGGTGCACCCGGGCCTGAGCTTCGAGGTCTTCGCCATCAGCGGGCCGCTCTTCTTCTTCCTGCTCTGGTTCTTCATCGGCTTTCGCCAGTACGTGGAGATGGAGTCGCCGCCCGACGACGCCATGGAAGTCTACGTGATGGGCAAGAAGTGGATGTGGAAGTTCGCCTATCCCGACGGCCCCAACGCCGTGGGCGTGCTGCACGTGCCCGTGGGCCGGCCGGTCAAGCTGCTCATGACCAGCCGCGACGTCATCCACTCCTTCTTCATCCCCGCCTTCCGCATGAAGAAGGACGTGGTGCCCGGCCGCTACAGCGAGCTCTGGTTCACCGCCACGGAACCTGGAAGTTATGAAGTGTTCTGCGCGGAGTACTGTGGAACCGGCCACTCCATGATGCGCGCCGAAGTGGTGGCCATGAAGCCCGACGAGTTCGACACCTGGCTCGCGCAGCAGCGCAACGGCTTCGCCTCGCGCCAGCAGGACTCCGCAGCCGCCACGGAGGAGTCGCCGCGCGTGGAGGCCAACATGGTCCTCCAGGGCCAGCGGTTGGCGAGCGAGAAGGGCTGCTTCAAGTGCCACTCCGTCGATGGCGCGCCGCACATCGGGCCCACCTGGCTCGGCATGTACCACCGCCGCGAGCACCTCTCGACGGGCGAGACCATCAACATCGACGAGGCGTACATCACGGAGTCCATGATGGAACCCACCGCGAAGCTGGTGGCGGGCTACGGCCCGGTGATGCCCACGTACATGGGCAAGCTGACAGCGCCGGAGACGGCGGCCATCGTCGAGTACATCAAGAGCCTGCGCAACCCTGAGCTGCAGGCCCAGCCTTCGGAGGCCGCTACCTATGAGCCTAGCCGTCGTTGA
- a CDS encoding cytochrome c3 family protein — MRLIFRPWTNTFARTSLVIGLALPGVIIGGLMLYVRSPHFTQAMNEVVQPVQFDHRHHVADVGIDCRYCHQSVEKAASAGYPPTQLCLNCHSQVWNKSPLLDIVRKSYFGNEPLPWKRVHRLPDFAYFNHSIHVNKGVGCESCHGRVDEMPAVEENGGLVTQKSGFAPLTMGWCLECHRNPQNYVRPKDQVITMGYKPENDPGAQAMLDTFHKQHPDQAGATLGEALIHENAVRTRVACTACHR, encoded by the coding sequence ATGCGGCTCATCTTCCGGCCTTGGACGAATACCTTCGCGCGCACGAGCCTGGTCATTGGCCTGGCTTTGCCCGGGGTGATCATCGGTGGGTTGATGCTGTACGTCCGTTCGCCCCACTTCACGCAGGCGATGAACGAGGTGGTGCAGCCCGTTCAGTTCGACCACCGGCACCACGTGGCCGACGTCGGCATCGACTGCCGCTACTGCCACCAGAGCGTCGAGAAGGCGGCTAGCGCGGGCTACCCGCCCACCCAGCTCTGCCTCAACTGCCACTCGCAGGTGTGGAACAAGAGCCCCCTCCTCGACATCGTCCGCAAGAGCTACTTCGGCAATGAGCCGCTCCCCTGGAAGCGCGTTCACCGCCTGCCCGACTTCGCCTACTTCAACCACAGCATCCACGTGAACAAGGGCGTGGGCTGCGAGAGCTGCCACGGCCGCGTCGACGAGATGCCGGCGGTGGAAGAGAACGGCGGCCTGGTGACGCAGAAGAGCGGCTTCGCTCCGCTCACCATGGGCTGGTGCCTCGAGTGCCACCGCAACCCCCAGAACTACGTCCGCCCGAAGGACCAGGTCATCACCATGGGCTACAAGCCGGAGAACGATCCGGGCGCCCAGGCGATGCTCGACACCTTCCACAAACAGCACCCTGACCAGGCGGGCGCCACGCTGGGCGAGGCGCTGATTCACGAGAACGCCGTCCGCACGCGCGTCGCGTGCACCGCCTGCCACCGGTAG
- a CDS encoding cbb3-type cytochrome c oxidase subunit I, translating to MSLAVVEQAPGHHEGAEEPDYIRGKSGVMSWVLTLDHKRIALLYLATVTLTFFLGGVFALALRTELLVPENGIMDAMTYNRMFTLHGVTMVFFFMIPAIPGVFGNFFLPIMIGAHDVAFPRLNLASYYLFLAAVCLGVWGMIHGGTDTGWTFYTPYSTTTTTTVLPILAAAFVNGFSSILTGVNFIVTIHTLRADGVHWMRLPLFIWALYGTSVIQVLATPVVGITLALCAVEHFLGTGIFDPARGGDPILFQHLFWFYSHPAVYIMVLPAFGVASEVVGAFTRKPLVGYRMIALSTFGIAFVGFLAWGHHLFTSGQSAVDAGVFGFLSMLIGIFTSIKVFNWVASMYKASIVMTTPFMYALGFFFLTVFGGMTGVALATISLDVHWQDTYFVVAHFHFIMAGAVVLMFLAALHYWFPKMFGKLYAEGPAMVGAVLVILGFIGTFTPQFFLGNEGMPRRYYSYPAHFQWLHVASTIFAYILFLGLLLTLVNLIVALVSGEKAPNNPWGAPQYEWDIPSPPTEHNFPATPVINRDPYEYRGEGIIENAH from the coding sequence ATGAGCCTAGCCGTCGTTGAACAAGCGCCTGGGCACCACGAGGGTGCCGAGGAGCCTGACTACATCCGGGGCAAGTCCGGTGTGATGTCGTGGGTGCTGACCCTCGACCACAAGCGCATCGCCCTGCTCTATCTGGCCACCGTCACCCTGACCTTCTTCTTGGGCGGCGTGTTCGCGTTGGCGCTCCGCACGGAGCTCCTGGTGCCCGAGAACGGCATCATGGACGCGATGACGTACAACCGCATGTTCACGCTCCACGGCGTGACCATGGTGTTCTTCTTCATGATCCCGGCCATCCCGGGCGTGTTCGGCAACTTCTTCCTGCCGATCATGATTGGCGCGCACGACGTCGCGTTCCCGCGCCTGAACCTGGCCAGCTACTACCTGTTCCTGGCGGCGGTTTGCCTCGGCGTCTGGGGCATGATCCACGGCGGCACGGACACGGGCTGGACCTTCTACACGCCCTACTCCACCACCACGACGACGACGGTCCTGCCGATTCTGGCGGCGGCGTTCGTGAACGGGTTCTCCTCGATCCTCACGGGCGTGAACTTCATCGTCACCATCCACACCCTGCGCGCCGACGGCGTGCACTGGATGCGGCTGCCGCTCTTCATCTGGGCGCTCTACGGCACCAGCGTGATCCAGGTGCTCGCGACCCCGGTCGTGGGCATTACGCTCGCGCTCTGCGCGGTGGAGCACTTCCTGGGCACGGGCATCTTCGATCCCGCGCGCGGCGGTGACCCGATCCTGTTCCAGCACCTGTTCTGGTTCTACTCACACCCCGCCGTGTACATCATGGTGCTCCCCGCGTTCGGCGTGGCGAGCGAGGTGGTGGGCGCCTTCACCCGCAAGCCGCTGGTGGGCTACCGGATGATCGCCCTCTCCACGTTCGGCATCGCGTTCGTGGGCTTTTTGGCCTGGGGCCACCACCTCTTCACCTCGGGTCAGAGCGCGGTGGACGCCGGCGTGTTCGGCTTCCTGTCGATGCTGATCGGCATCTTCACGTCCATCAAGGTCTTCAACTGGGTGGCCAGCATGTACAAGGCGTCGATCGTCATGACGACGCCGTTCATGTACGCGCTGGGGTTCTTCTTCCTCACGGTCTTCGGCGGCATGACGGGCGTGGCGCTGGCCACCATCTCGCTCGACGTGCACTGGCAGGACACGTACTTCGTGGTCGCCCACTTCCACTTCATCATGGCGGGCGCCGTGGTGCTGATGTTCCTGGCGGCGCTGCACTACTGGTTCCCCAAGATGTTCGGCAAGCTCTACGCCGAGGGCCCGGCCATGGTGGGCGCGGTGCTGGTGATTCTCGGGTTCATCGGCACGTTCACGCCGCAGTTCTTCCTCGGCAACGAGGGCATGCCGCGGCGCTACTACTCGTACCCCGCGCACTTCCAGTGGCTGCACGTGGCCAGCACCATCTTCGCGTACATCCTGTTCCTGGGCCTGCTGCTCACGCTGGTGAACCTCATCGTCGCCCTCGTGAGCGGCGAGAAGGCGCCGAACAACCCCTGGGGCGCGCCGCAATACGAGTGGGACATCCCCTCTCCGCCCACCGAGCACAACTTCCCTGCCACCCCGGTCATCAACCGCGACCCCTACGAGTACCGCGGCGAGGGGATCATCGAAAATGCACACTGA
- a CDS encoding cytochrome c, translated as MRKLSLAILPLAWALTGCPTTDMIDHMEHQPKGKPYRASEVFPDGQLMRRPPADTVALEHDENNALGSIPDGGIAPATTNIPVPVDDELLTLGHAKFNQVCAVCHGVLADGNSVVARKMDLRPPPNITTDVYRNRSDANIFMTITNGFGYMNPYRDQLSSRERWAVVAYVRALQVSQNAGRDVLAAEDIQKLNAPPAPSGEGTETRHE; from the coding sequence ATGCGCAAGCTCAGCCTCGCAATCTTGCCGCTGGCGTGGGCCCTCACCGGGTGCCCCACCACCGACATGATCGACCACATGGAGCACCAGCCCAAGGGCAAGCCCTACCGCGCGAGCGAGGTCTTCCCCGACGGCCAGCTCATGCGGCGGCCGCCCGCGGACACCGTCGCGCTCGAGCACGACGAGAACAACGCGCTCGGCTCCATCCCGGACGGCGGCATCGCCCCGGCCACCACCAACATCCCCGTGCCGGTGGACGACGAGCTGCTCACGCTCGGCCACGCCAAGTTCAACCAGGTGTGCGCGGTGTGCCATGGCGTCCTCGCCGACGGCAACTCGGTGGTGGCGCGCAAGATGGATCTGCGGCCACCGCCCAACATCACCACCGACGTGTACCGCAACCGCAGCGACGCCAACATCTTCATGACCATCACCAACGGCTTCGGGTACATGAACCCGTACCGCGACCAGCTCTCCAGCCGCGAGCGCTGGGCGGTGGTGGCATACGTCCGCGCGCTGCAGGTCTCGCAAAACGCAGGCCGCGACGTGCTGGCCGCCGAAGACATCCAGAAGCTCAACGCCCCGCCCGCTCCGAGCGGCGAGGGCACCGAGACGCGCCATGAGTGA
- a CDS encoding 4Fe-4S dicluster domain-containing protein, whose translation MSNPTSNGIKLPVLGNDEPIILPTRAGMSRRGFLQVLGATSVATLATACGRPTQDTLTPYVSTPDDVVPGNALHYATAMCVNGLATGLVVTAYEGRPTKIEGNPRHPWSLGGTSAWQQASILELYDPARARDVVRRGTPTSHEALIAALREQASQLDKTQGEGLRLLLEPSSSPLLAARLEELKKRWPKAVTRFYSAGVTDATTAGAALAFGKPLTARYDFKKADVVVSLDSDFLAFDTGRYTMDFAERRSDPENLSRVYALECDHTLTGSNADHRFPMKSADVGVAARALYARLGGSGVDGTPPAALGEKALTAIVNDLQAHKGKSLVVVGERQPAAVHAIGHAINALLGNAGQTVVYAASALIDPVAGPASLKALVDEANAGQVELLITNAGNPAFAKPADIDVAGAFAKVKTLLYSSLREDQTSKLAAWFVPAAHYLESWGDARSADGTISVVQPLISPIWNGLTIDEILSALMDPAMRASHDQIRARYSKASPNPDAEWASLLKLGFVENTAIAPENADVNQAAVANAAKALTGAGGFELNLRYDYKVLDGRFGHNPWLLELPDPVTKLCWDNAALLSPKTAEKLNVDREFVISVTAAGKTVEMPVYVVPGHADDSVTLALGWGLPDAKDVTINEDPVLLGYDEDHIGVDGWQLSTVAAPFIIGDAKVAAVDKRYPLAVTQGSFDQHGRFIAMELDVNESNEKLKKEREEKLELLGELRGEKLPTLYDPYPYEGFKWGMAVDLSRCTGCSACVVACVSENNIPMVGKDGVRRGREMHWLRIDRYYEGSDANPRTVNQPMACVHCENAPCEYVCPVNATVHSDEGLNEMVYNRCIGTRYCSNNCPYKVRRFNFFAYNNDIAPVQQLAKNPDVTVRARGVMEKCTYCVQRIESARIKSEINGVTDDAGKPMIRVLGTEPPKNPKLLERAERVPMLQSACQQACPTGAIVFGNLNDKGALVAKMHVDGRRFDALNSLGTRPRTGYLARLTNRNPELA comes from the coding sequence ATGAGCAACCCGACCTCGAACGGCATCAAGCTGCCCGTGCTGGGCAACGACGAGCCCATCATCCTCCCCACCCGCGCGGGCATGAGCCGCCGCGGCTTCTTGCAGGTGCTGGGCGCGACCTCGGTGGCCACCCTCGCCACCGCGTGCGGCCGCCCCACGCAGGACACGCTCACGCCCTACGTCTCGACGCCCGATGACGTGGTGCCCGGCAACGCGCTCCACTACGCCACCGCGATGTGCGTGAACGGCCTGGCCACCGGCCTCGTCGTCACCGCGTACGAGGGTCGCCCCACGAAGATCGAGGGCAACCCGCGGCACCCCTGGAGCCTGGGCGGGACGAGCGCGTGGCAGCAGGCGTCGATCCTGGAGCTGTACGACCCGGCGCGCGCGCGCGACGTGGTTCGCCGTGGCACGCCCACCTCGCACGAGGCGCTCATCGCGGCGCTCCGCGAGCAGGCCTCGCAGCTCGACAAGACCCAGGGCGAGGGCCTGCGCCTGTTGCTCGAGCCGTCGAGCTCGCCGCTCCTGGCCGCGCGCCTCGAGGAGCTCAAGAAGCGCTGGCCCAAGGCCGTGACGCGCTTCTACTCGGCGGGCGTGACGGATGCGACGACCGCGGGCGCGGCGCTCGCTTTCGGCAAGCCGCTCACTGCGCGCTACGACTTCAAAAAGGCCGACGTGGTGGTCTCGCTGGACTCGGACTTCCTCGCCTTCGACACCGGCCGCTACACCATGGACTTCGCCGAGCGGCGGAGTGACCCGGAGAACCTCTCGCGCGTGTACGCGCTCGAGTGCGATCACACCCTCACCGGCTCCAACGCGGACCACCGCTTCCCCATGAAGTCGGCCGACGTGGGCGTTGCGGCCCGCGCGCTCTACGCGCGTCTGGGCGGCTCCGGCGTGGACGGCACGCCCCCCGCGGCGCTGGGTGAGAAGGCGCTCACGGCGATCGTGAACGACCTGCAGGCGCACAAGGGAAAGAGCCTCGTGGTCGTCGGCGAGCGTCAGCCGGCGGCGGTGCACGCCATTGGCCACGCGATCAACGCGCTCCTCGGCAACGCCGGCCAGACCGTGGTGTACGCGGCCTCCGCGCTCATCGATCCCGTGGCCGGTCCGGCGTCGCTCAAGGCGCTCGTCGACGAGGCCAATGCAGGCCAGGTAGAGCTGCTCATCACCAACGCGGGCAACCCGGCCTTCGCCAAGCCCGCCGACATCGACGTGGCCGGCGCCTTCGCCAAGGTGAAGACGCTGCTCTACAGCTCGCTTCGCGAGGACCAGACCAGCAAGCTCGCGGCGTGGTTCGTTCCCGCGGCGCACTACCTCGAGTCGTGGGGCGATGCGCGCAGCGCCGACGGCACCATCAGCGTGGTGCAGCCGCTCATCTCGCCCATCTGGAACGGTCTCACCATCGACGAGATCCTCAGCGCCCTGATGGATCCGGCCATGCGCGCCTCGCACGACCAGATCCGCGCGCGCTACAGCAAGGCCTCGCCGAACCCGGACGCCGAGTGGGCGTCGCTGCTCAAGCTGGGCTTCGTGGAGAACACCGCCATCGCGCCGGAGAACGCCGACGTGAACCAGGCGGCCGTGGCCAACGCGGCCAAGGCGCTCACGGGCGCGGGTGGCTTCGAGCTGAACCTGCGCTACGACTACAAGGTCCTCGACGGCCGCTTCGGGCACAACCCGTGGCTGCTTGAGCTGCCGGATCCCGTCACCAAGCTCTGCTGGGACAACGCCGCGCTGCTCTCGCCGAAGACCGCCGAGAAGCTGAACGTGGACCGCGAGTTCGTGATCAGCGTGACCGCCGCGGGCAAGACCGTGGAGATGCCGGTGTACGTGGTGCCCGGCCACGCCGACGACTCGGTCACCCTCGCGCTCGGCTGGGGCCTGCCCGACGCCAAAGACGTCACCATCAACGAAGACCCGGTGCTCCTCGGCTACGACGAGGACCACATCGGCGTGGACGGCTGGCAGCTCTCCACGGTCGCGGCGCCGTTCATCATCGGCGACGCGAAGGTGGCGGCCGTCGACAAGCGCTACCCGCTCGCGGTGACCCAGGGCAGCTTCGATCAGCATGGCCGCTTCATCGCCATGGAGCTCGACGTCAACGAGTCCAACGAGAAGCTCAAGAAGGAGCGCGAAGAGAAGCTCGAGCTCCTCGGCGAGCTGCGCGGCGAGAAGCTCCCCACCCTCTACGACCCGTACCCGTACGAGGGCTTCAAGTGGGGCATGGCCGTGGACCTCTCGCGCTGCACGGGCTGCAGCGCGTGCGTGGTCGCGTGCGTGTCCGAGAACAACATCCCCATGGTGGGCAAGGACGGCGTGCGCCGCGGCCGCGAGATGCACTGGCTGCGCATCGACCGCTACTACGAGGGCAGCGACGCGAACCCGCGCACCGTCAACCAGCCCATGGCCTGCGTGCACTGCGAGAACGCGCCGTGCGAGTACGTCTGCCCCGTGAACGCCACCGTCCACAGCGACGAGGGCCTGAACGAGATGGTCTACAACCGGTGCATCGGCACCCGGTACTGCTCGAACAACTGCCCGTACAAGGTCCGCCGCTTCAACTTCTTCGCGTACAACAACGACATCGCGCCGGTGCAGCAGCTGGCCAAGAACCCGGACGTCACCGTCCGCGCGCGCGGCGTGATGGAGAAGTGCACCTACTGCGTGCAGCGCATCGAGAGCGCGCGCATCAAGAGTGAGATCAACGGCGTCACCGACGACGCGGGCAAGCCGATGATCCGCGTGCTCGGCACCGAGCCGCCCAAGAACCCGAAGCTCCTCGAGCGCGCCGAGCGCGTGCCCATGCTGCAGAGCGCCTGCCAGCAGGCGTGTCCCACGGGCGCCATCGTCTTCGGCAACCTGAACGACAAGGGAGCGCTGGTGGCCAAGATGCACGTCGACGGCCGCCGCTTCGACGCCCTCAACAGCCTCGGCACCCGGCCGCGCACCGGCTACCTCGCGCGGCTCACCAACCGCAACCCGGAGCTCGCCTAG